A portion of the Halodesulfovibrio aestuarii DSM 17919 = ATCC 29578 genome contains these proteins:
- a CDS encoding P-II family nitrogen regulator, giving the protein MMIMVKAIVRPEKVDDVLKELMDKGFPAVTKFAVAGRGKQRGIKIGEVTYDELPKVMLLCAVKAEDKDYLIETIMDAARSGKKGAFGDGKIFVTPVEDVYTISSGIKEASPAAEG; this is encoded by the coding sequence ATGATGATCATGGTTAAAGCAATAGTCCGTCCTGAAAAAGTAGATGATGTACTTAAGGAACTTATGGACAAGGGTTTTCCTGCAGTAACAAAATTTGCTGTTGCAGGGCGTGGTAAGCAACGAGGCATTAAAATTGGTGAAGTAACATACGACGAGTTGCCTAAAGTAATGCTGTTATGTGCAGTCAAAGCTGAAGATAAAGATTATCTCATTGAAACAATTATGGATGCAGCACGCTCTGGTAAAAAAGGTGCATTTGGTGATGGTAAAATTTTCGTAACACCAGTTGAAGACGTATATACCATCAGCTCTGGTATTAAAGAAGCTTCTCCAGCAGCGGAGGGCTAA
- the nifH gene encoding nitrogenase iron protein, translated as MRKVAIYGKGGIGKSTTTQNTVAGLSMLDRKVMVVGCDPKADSTRLLLGGLQQKSVLDTLREEGEDVELEDIRKGGFGGTWCVESGGPEPGVGCAGRGIITSINMLENLGAYEESEQLDYVFYDVLGDVVCGGFAMPIRDGKAEEIYIVCSGEMMAMYAANNICKGVMKYAQSGGVRLGGLICNSRNVDNEKEMIEEFARKLGTQMIYFVPRDNDVQRAEINRKTVLEWNDTVPQADAYRGLANAIDQNEMFVVPTPLEIEELESLLVDFGLMEVS; from the coding sequence ATGAGAAAAGTAGCAATCTATGGCAAAGGCGGCATTGGCAAATCTACTACAACACAGAACACAGTAGCAGGTCTTTCCATGCTGGACCGCAAGGTAATGGTTGTTGGTTGCGACCCTAAAGCTGACTCAACCCGTCTCCTGCTTGGTGGATTACAGCAGAAATCAGTGTTGGATACACTTCGTGAAGAAGGTGAAGATGTTGAACTCGAAGACATCCGTAAAGGCGGTTTCGGCGGCACATGGTGCGTAGAATCCGGTGGCCCGGAACCTGGGGTTGGCTGTGCAGGTCGTGGGATCATCACCTCCATTAACATGCTTGAAAACCTCGGTGCTTACGAAGAATCTGAACAGTTAGATTATGTTTTCTATGATGTTCTTGGCGACGTTGTTTGTGGTGGATTCGCGATGCCTATCCGAGATGGCAAAGCAGAAGAAATCTACATCGTCTGCTCTGGTGAAATGATGGCTATGTATGCTGCTAACAACATCTGTAAAGGTGTTATGAAGTACGCGCAGTCCGGCGGCGTTCGCCTTGGCGGCCTCATTTGTAACTCCCGTAATGTTGATAACGAAAAAGAAATGATTGAAGAATTCGCACGCAAGCTTGGAACACAGATGATTTACTTCGTCCCACGTGACAACGACGTACAGCGTGCAGAAATCAACAGAAAAACTGTTCTTGAATGGAATGACACCGTACCGCAGGCAGATGCATATCGAGGATTAGCAAACGCTATTGATCAAAACGAAATGTTTGTGGTCCCGACTCCTTTAGAAATTGAAGAACTGGAAAGCCTGCTGGTAGATTTTGGTCTTATGGAAGTAAGCTAG
- a CDS encoding LeuA family protein — protein MLLDTTLREGAQLFGAYFTIDTRKQILSSLLQVGVDEIELGWIGQSELTEFSTYARSQTSSIKLSVWSPCREADIRAVAKLPVDRINIGVPSSDLHIEKRLSTQREVLLERLVANINVAKECGIPYISVGLEDVSRADELFALQMALVAETHGASRVRLADSLGQLTPLTMAKLMNRFRDAFSIDIAVHCHDDFGMATANSITALECGADYADISVLGVGERSGIAATEELVAYLAIKQKDTRYAPDILKRLCEFVASAAHVSIPRTKAVVGTDVFACESGLHAHALSKSPELFEPYDLEQVGITRKIRVGSKSGRSAVLIALNEYGLVDEANTLAQEYITDVTKAVCQLSCKLERPLTEDELGDVWKETIHGVEVH, from the coding sequence ATGTTGTTAGATACAACGTTAAGAGAAGGTGCTCAGTTATTCGGTGCATATTTTACTATAGATACACGAAAGCAAATTCTATCCAGCTTATTACAGGTTGGGGTAGATGAAATAGAATTGGGGTGGATAGGGCAAAGTGAGCTGACTGAGTTTTCGACGTACGCTCGAAGTCAAACATCTTCTATAAAGTTGAGTGTGTGGTCGCCGTGTAGAGAAGCTGACATTCGCGCAGTGGCAAAGTTGCCCGTGGATAGAATAAACATTGGCGTTCCATCGTCTGATTTACATATAGAAAAAAGATTATCCACGCAGCGGGAAGTGTTACTGGAACGCCTTGTCGCAAATATCAATGTGGCAAAAGAATGTGGCATTCCTTACATCTCAGTTGGGCTGGAAGATGTGTCGAGAGCTGATGAGTTATTCGCTTTACAGATGGCATTGGTAGCAGAAACGCATGGAGCATCCCGTGTGAGGCTAGCAGATTCTTTAGGCCAATTAACACCTCTTACTATGGCTAAACTCATGAACCGGTTTCGGGATGCGTTTAGTATAGACATAGCTGTTCACTGTCACGACGATTTCGGTATGGCTACGGCTAATTCTATCACTGCGTTAGAATGTGGTGCTGATTATGCCGATATAAGCGTTCTTGGGGTGGGTGAACGGTCAGGAATCGCGGCAACGGAAGAGTTGGTCGCTTATTTAGCAATAAAACAGAAAGACACTCGTTATGCTCCTGATATTCTAAAGCGGTTATGCGAATTTGTAGCTTCTGCGGCGCATGTATCCATCCCGCGAACTAAAGCTGTTGTGGGAACTGATGTCTTTGCTTGCGAGTCCGGTTTGCATGCACACGCTTTGAGTAAGTCTCCAGAGTTATTCGAGCCCTACGATCTTGAACAAGTAGGGATTACAAGGAAAATTCGTGTCGGGAGCAAAAGTGGCAGAAGTGCTGTGCTGATAGCTCTAAATGAGTATGGGCTTGTGGATGAAGCTAATACTCTTGCTCAGGAATATATTACGGACGTGACGAAAGCAGTATGCCAATTGTCCTGTAAGCTCGAAAGGCCGTTAACTGAAGATGAATTGGGTGATGTGTGGAAAGAGACAATACATGGGGTTGAAGTTCATTAG
- the modA gene encoding molybdate ABC transporter substrate-binding protein, with protein sequence MLKKKFTICVLLLMVFAVVAQAGATSKVGKVSIACAANFTNTLKKLAAEYEKTGAKVTCLFGSTGMLYGQIINGAPFDIFFAADEKRPAMLFDKNIALQPKVYAQGKAVLWSMKPELMSLPTWTDVLVSPHLVHLGISNPKTAPYGATADASLRGAQLYSEVESKIAVGKSVGTAFQYGYTGVADATFIALSQALSEKGLQGKYWDIPNSNKINQAACILRSGDVESAKRFMKWIESKEARYIISRYGYE encoded by the coding sequence ATGTTGAAGAAAAAATTTACTATATGTGTATTGCTGCTGATGGTTTTTGCGGTAGTCGCGCAAGCAGGTGCGACATCGAAAGTTGGGAAAGTCTCCATCGCTTGTGCTGCCAACTTTACAAATACGCTTAAAAAACTGGCTGCTGAATATGAAAAAACAGGAGCAAAGGTGACATGTTTATTTGGATCAACAGGAATGCTATACGGACAGATTATTAATGGTGCACCCTTTGATATTTTTTTCGCAGCGGATGAAAAACGACCAGCGATGTTGTTCGATAAAAATATTGCATTGCAACCTAAGGTCTATGCTCAGGGGAAAGCAGTATTGTGGTCTATGAAGCCAGAGTTAATGTCCCTGCCTACATGGACGGACGTACTTGTTTCTCCTCATCTGGTGCATTTAGGAATTTCAAATCCTAAAACAGCGCCATACGGAGCAACAGCAGATGCTTCGCTACGGGGTGCACAGCTATATTCAGAAGTTGAATCTAAAATCGCAGTTGGCAAAAGTGTGGGAACTGCTTTTCAATATGGGTATACGGGCGTCGCAGATGCGACTTTTATCGCATTATCACAAGCTCTTTCTGAAAAAGGTCTGCAGGGGAAATATTGGGATATCCCGAATTCAAATAAAATTAATCAGGCTGCCTGTATTTTGCGATCAGGTGACGTTGAAAGTGCCAAAAGATTTATGAAATGGATTGAAAGCAAGGAAGCACGTTATATTATAAGTAGGTACGGTTATGAGTAG
- the modB gene encoding molybdate ABC transporter permease subunit, translating to MSSEDISALWVTFKLATIVMIVLLLFCTPLAYMLAKGNMRGKRYIQAACNLPMVLPPTVLGFGLLFIMGPYSVVGSTWKSLTGFSLTFSFTGLVIGSLLYSLPFGILPMQAAFEKIDDSLIEAGRALGFSNIQTFFYIVLPNSRGGIAASAALIFAHTVGEFGVALMIGGSIPHQTRVISIAIFEHTESINYEAAAVLSLVLLVVSYISLVFIGKSSSSVLMGRNFAGNNNPKTMRLSYGTAQTTCVRICDQ from the coding sequence ATGAGTAGTGAAGACATTAGTGCCCTATGGGTAACGTTCAAGCTTGCAACAATTGTTATGATAGTGTTGCTGCTATTCTGTACGCCTCTTGCGTATATGTTGGCCAAAGGGAATATGCGGGGAAAACGCTATATACAAGCCGCCTGTAATTTACCAATGGTTTTGCCTCCAACTGTATTAGGGTTCGGACTGTTGTTCATCATGGGGCCATACTCTGTGGTTGGCAGTACTTGGAAATCGCTAACAGGGTTCTCCCTTACGTTTTCTTTTACCGGACTAGTTATAGGCTCCCTACTGTATAGTTTGCCTTTTGGGATATTGCCTATGCAGGCTGCTTTTGAAAAAATTGATGATAGCCTTATAGAAGCAGGTCGGGCTCTAGGATTTTCTAATATACAAACTTTTTTTTATATAGTGCTTCCTAATAGCCGTGGTGGGATTGCAGCATCAGCAGCACTTATCTTTGCTCATACAGTTGGGGAATTCGGAGTAGCATTAATGATAGGCGGCTCTATTCCTCATCAAACTCGGGTGATCTCTATCGCAATTTTTGAGCATACGGAAAGTATCAATTATGAGGCCGCAGCTGTACTTTCTTTAGTTTTGCTTGTTGTTAGCTATATTTCTTTAGTTTTTATAGGAAAAAGTTCTTCTAGTGTTCTAATGGGACGGAACTTTGCTGGAAATAACAATCCTAAAACAATGAGGTTGTCTTATGGAACCGCGCAAACCACATGTGTCAGAATTTGTGACCAGTGA
- a CDS encoding type 1 glutamine amidotransferase domain-containing protein → MNMKGQRVLMFIDNIFEDMELLYPYYRLIEEGAEVVVAGPEANVVYTGKNGYPFRSNAAITDQQARNFDLLVIAGGFAPDKLRRDPKVLELTREIFEAGKIVAHICHGGWIPISAGIMQGFTCTSTPGIKDDLKNAGANWIDEEVVVDRNQISSRKPEDLPAFCRAIVKQATK, encoded by the coding sequence ATGAATATGAAAGGTCAACGTGTTTTAATGTTTATAGATAATATTTTTGAAGACATGGAACTTCTGTATCCGTACTATAGATTGATTGAAGAAGGTGCAGAAGTCGTAGTGGCTGGACCAGAAGCCAATGTCGTCTACACAGGCAAAAACGGTTATCCATTTCGCTCCAATGCAGCCATTACAGATCAGCAGGCAAGAAATTTCGATCTTCTTGTCATTGCTGGCGGTTTTGCTCCAGATAAACTCAGACGCGACCCAAAAGTGCTCGAACTCACCCGTGAAATCTTCGAAGCCGGAAAAATCGTTGCCCACATCTGTCATGGAGGATGGATTCCTATCTCCGCAGGGATAATGCAAGGCTTTACCTGCACCTCCACTCCTGGGATTAAGGATGATTTGAAGAACGCTGGGGCCAACTGGATTGATGAGGAAGTCGTTGTAGACCGGAACCAGATTTCCTCCCGCAAACCTGAGGACTTACCAGCTTTCTGTCGAGCCATTGTAAAACAGGCAACGAAGTAA
- a CDS encoding manganese efflux pump MntP family protein, translating to MGIIELVSISIALAMDAFAVAIASGVALKRVNSRQTFRLAWHFGLFQALMPIVGWYLGSTVRSSIEAYDHWIAFGLLGYIGYKMIREAFDEGEDSKGDPTRGMTLVVLSVATSIDALAVGFSLSMLGLSIWWPALVIGVVALLFTAIGLHLGKFVSKAKGIGRYAELVGGIVLIGIGIRILWEHGVLAV from the coding sequence ATGGGCATTATAGAGCTTGTTTCTATTTCCATTGCGCTTGCGATGGATGCTTTTGCAGTCGCCATTGCTTCAGGCGTTGCATTAAAAAGAGTCAATTCTCGTCAAACATTTCGGTTGGCATGGCATTTTGGCTTATTTCAGGCACTGATGCCGATAGTTGGTTGGTACTTAGGAAGTACTGTTCGGTCTTCTATAGAAGCTTATGATCATTGGATTGCTTTTGGGCTGTTGGGATATATAGGTTATAAAATGATCCGCGAAGCCTTTGATGAGGGCGAAGATTCTAAAGGTGATCCAACTAGAGGGATGACACTTGTTGTTCTTTCTGTTGCAACCAGTATTGATGCCCTAGCCGTTGGCTTTAGTTTGTCTATGCTTGGTCTTTCAATTTGGTGGCCTGCACTTGTTATCGGTGTGGTAGCATTGCTTTTTACAGCGATAGGACTGCATCTTGGAAAATTCGTTTCAAAGGCAAAGGGCATTGGTCGCTATGCAGAATTAGTAGGTGGAATTGTTCTTATTGGAATAGGAATAAGGATTCTATGGGAGCATGGAGTACTGGCTGTGTAG
- a CDS encoding undecaprenyl-diphosphate phosphatase has translation MTELFSAGILGIIEGLTEFLPVSSSGHLIISGHLLDYTGPKATVFEVFIQLGAILAVVMLYLNRFLGLLKNTPEVPFSGIRGLWMLFLTSLPASIIGLLLSGYIKTYLFNPITVSFALAVGAVFILCVEKYAPAHDIEQATFHSLDEMTPKLAFGIGCFQCLALWPGFSRSAATIMGGMLLGTRRTLAAEYSFLAAVPIMFAATGYDVLKNYQLFTTADIPFFAVGFIVSFVSALVAVKAFITLVGKMTFKPFAWYRLIIAPLVYLFWT, from the coding sequence ATGACTGAACTTTTCTCCGCTGGAATTCTCGGTATTATCGAAGGCTTGACTGAATTCTTACCAGTCTCTTCATCTGGGCACCTTATTATCTCTGGACACCTTCTCGACTATACCGGTCCAAAGGCAACAGTTTTCGAAGTATTTATTCAGCTTGGAGCCATTCTCGCTGTTGTCATGCTGTATCTTAACAGATTTTTAGGATTACTGAAAAACACACCTGAAGTTCCTTTCTCCGGCATACGCGGCCTATGGATGCTTTTCCTTACATCACTCCCTGCCAGCATTATTGGATTACTACTCAGCGGGTATATTAAAACCTACCTGTTCAACCCAATCACTGTTTCTTTTGCCCTTGCGGTAGGTGCAGTCTTCATTCTTTGCGTCGAAAAATATGCTCCAGCACATGATATTGAACAGGCAACCTTTCACTCTTTAGATGAAATGACTCCAAAACTTGCCTTTGGGATCGGCTGTTTTCAGTGTCTCGCCCTATGGCCGGGCTTTTCCCGCTCAGCGGCAACGATCATGGGCGGAATGCTTCTTGGAACACGCCGTACCCTTGCTGCGGAATATTCTTTTTTAGCGGCTGTGCCTATTATGTTTGCTGCAACGGGATATGACGTTCTGAAAAATTATCAACTCTTCACTACTGCCGACATCCCATTTTTTGCTGTAGGATTCATAGTCTCATTTGTTTCAGCACTGGTTGCAGTTAAAGCATTTATCACTCTTGTCGGCAAAATGACGTTTAAACCTTTTGCGTGGTACCGCCTAATCATCGCCCCGTTAGTATATCTTTTCTGGACTTAA
- a CDS encoding LptF/LptG family permease, with translation MHRQIFKEHVSIFCLAMFSLVFLIVIGKVLQLRELFLGLDIGILEMLKLFGFLIPAVLLMIIPIATMLSVFLTFLRMSSDRELVALKASGVSLYQLLPAPVVFGTLCTLLTLWVSMFGISWGMSNFRSSVLELAQTRAKVVLQPGVFNKSIPNLMIYSRSSSLATGELEHVLVQDTSRDTGGVTIVAPTGKLISDTAQGEIRFVLHDGKIYRQNGNKISVLGFNRYVVRLALSQLVKGVHLGKLRPSGMSYSQLQAIKKDPSIAESRSFIHKTDVEIPKRWAMPFACLVLGLFAMPLACAFEGMRQQMGVVMALGNFLVYYSLLSIGMKSGESGSGFSPDITLWIPNVLFGCLAIAGLYFTAKERTVNVTAMITHVLFNRRKGKGDGTCRS, from the coding sequence GTGCACAGACAGATTTTTAAGGAACATGTATCCATTTTTTGTCTGGCGATGTTTTCTCTGGTTTTTTTGATAGTAATCGGAAAGGTCTTACAGCTTCGAGAATTGTTTCTTGGTCTGGATATCGGGATTCTCGAAATGTTGAAGCTTTTTGGATTCTTAATTCCTGCCGTTTTGCTTATGATTATTCCAATAGCAACCATGCTATCTGTGTTTCTTACTTTTTTGCGCATGAGCTCTGATAGGGAGCTTGTCGCGTTGAAAGCAAGCGGTGTTAGTTTATATCAGTTACTCCCGGCACCAGTTGTATTTGGAACGCTTTGTACTTTGCTTACCCTTTGGGTTTCCATGTTTGGAATTTCATGGGGCATGAGTAATTTCCGTTCATCAGTTTTGGAATTGGCACAGACACGTGCCAAGGTTGTACTGCAACCGGGCGTTTTTAATAAATCTATTCCTAACTTAATGATTTATTCGCGTAGCTCCAGCCTTGCAACAGGAGAATTGGAGCATGTGCTTGTTCAGGACACCAGTAGAGATACAGGCGGGGTCACCATTGTTGCTCCGACAGGAAAACTTATCTCAGATACGGCTCAGGGAGAAATCCGTTTTGTTTTGCATGATGGTAAAATATACCGTCAGAACGGTAATAAGATTAGCGTACTTGGCTTTAATCGGTATGTAGTCCGCCTTGCGTTGTCGCAGCTAGTGAAGGGCGTCCATCTAGGCAAACTTCGTCCTTCCGGCATGTCTTATTCTCAACTACAGGCCATTAAGAAAGATCCATCCATTGCTGAGAGTAGATCCTTTATACACAAAACGGATGTTGAAATTCCAAAGCGCTGGGCGATGCCGTTTGCCTGTCTTGTGCTTGGTTTATTTGCCATGCCGTTAGCATGTGCTTTTGAAGGGATGCGGCAGCAAATGGGGGTTGTCATGGCTCTCGGGAACTTCCTTGTTTACTACAGCCTGCTTTCTATTGGGATGAAGAGTGGCGAAAGTGGCAGTGGTTTTTCTCCGGACATTACCCTTTGGATTCCTAACGTTCTTTTTGGCTGTTTAGCAATTGCAGGACTATATTTTACTGCAAAAGAACGAACAGTGAATGTTACTGCCATGATTACACATGTATTATTCAATCGTCGCAAAGGAAAAGGTGATGGAACATGTCGCTCTTAA
- a CDS encoding LptF/LptG family permease, which produces MSLLTRYMLKQNLFLMLLILGIGTAVYLLTDLFEKLDDFLEAGLGFYTVAMYFICKLPLIVSQILPAVFLLSCTVQLCVMSRNKELVALQAGGVSFVSLARFIVYMGLFWAVIQLGFSQFLGVMGDVESRRIWNEEVQGETAANTTVRDIWFIEDEYIINLGVAHLNDETAEGVTILRVLEQGDTIKEVIKAQRVSIQPEGWVLTSVLRTEPGSYVESTIPKLVLPIQQKLGVFKTVSADADLNKLALWELGAAIDRLKSSGSNVEALQTAYQQKIAYATAVLVMGLVALMLLTWRDSLYINISVGLVLTFVFYALFTWFGALGERGYINPVLGAWFANILFAAGTLGRVLWYTRSRVKKTSSMTLSGSTAT; this is translated from the coding sequence ATGTCGCTCTTAACTCGCTACATGCTTAAGCAGAACCTTTTTTTAATGCTGCTTATCTTGGGGATTGGCACCGCCGTTTATTTGTTGACCGACTTATTTGAAAAGCTGGATGACTTTCTCGAAGCTGGACTCGGTTTTTATACCGTTGCCATGTATTTTATTTGCAAGCTTCCTCTTATTGTTTCGCAGATTCTTCCTGCGGTATTTTTGCTTTCTTGCACAGTTCAACTATGTGTTATGTCCCGTAACAAAGAGCTTGTAGCGTTGCAGGCTGGTGGCGTTTCTTTTGTGTCGCTTGCCCGTTTTATCGTGTACATGGGATTATTTTGGGCTGTGATTCAGCTTGGTTTTTCACAGTTTCTCGGGGTAATGGGCGATGTTGAATCGCGGCGTATCTGGAATGAAGAGGTACAAGGAGAAACGGCTGCCAATACTACAGTCCGTGATATATGGTTCATTGAAGATGAGTATATTATCAACCTTGGTGTGGCTCATCTGAATGATGAAACTGCTGAGGGTGTCACCATTCTGCGTGTGTTGGAACAGGGTGACACTATTAAGGAAGTTATTAAAGCGCAGCGTGTTTCAATTCAGCCTGAGGGCTGGGTCTTGACCTCCGTGCTGCGCACAGAACCGGGTAGTTATGTCGAATCGACAATCCCGAAATTAGTTTTGCCGATACAACAGAAGCTGGGTGTATTTAAAACAGTATCTGCTGATGCAGACTTGAACAAGTTGGCATTATGGGAGCTTGGAGCAGCTATAGATAGACTGAAGTCATCCGGTTCTAACGTTGAAGCTCTTCAAACAGCGTATCAGCAGAAAATTGCCTACGCCACGGCAGTCTTAGTAATGGGGCTGGTGGCATTGATGCTCCTCACTTGGAGAGACAGCCTTTACATAAACATTTCTGTCGGGCTTGTCCTTACCTTCGTATTTTATGCACTCTTTACATGGTTTGGTGCTCTTGGTGAACGGGGCTATATTAACCCCGTACTTGGTGCTTGGTTTGCCAACATTCTGTTTGCAGCGGGTACCCTTGGGCGAGTGCTTTGGTATACTCGTTCCCGTGTTAAGAAAACGTCTTCTATGACGCTTTCCGGCAGTACTGCTACCTAA
- the fusA gene encoding elongation factor G: MSKSATSYLHGLRNIGIIAHIDAGKTTLTERILYYTDKIYRMGEVHEGTATMDFMPEEQERGITIASACTTCEWKNGVINIIDTPGHVDFTIEVERSLRVLDGAIGVFCAVGGVEPQSETVWRQSEKFNVPKIALINKMDRLGADFTSVLASMRERLKANPLLLVAPLGEGDEFSGLADVLTLERLDFDQESEGRNYTRTPLSGEELIFAEKWREKVLETVADFDDEIMEMYLGGEDVPLELIKDCIRKATLNLSVTPVFCGSALKNVGVQCVLDGVFDYLPEPLSVPAPKAIIQETGKVQELVVSPESPLGALAFKVYMDEGRKMVLARIYSGMLRSSDSILNVTQGKKEKPARLYRLHASHREQVEEARAGEIVALAGMKFAKTGDSLATEKHPYLLENIAGYRPVISRALEPANSEEADKLDEVLQKLLLEDPTLQYEQSPETGQRVISGMGELHLEVVVDRLRREFHVTPRVGNPQVVYQETISSTGSAFEEFDRELGDKRHYGYASLTVTPRDRDAGNMVRFTFDTTEWPDAWVDAVEQGVKDGLQCGVIKGYPVQDVDVAITEIKRNECSSEPGYRMAAGMALKTALENAKPELLEPIMDVEISVPDENVGDAISLLGAKGAKVENLFDRAGLKMVQALAPMCSLFGFSTDLRSATQGRAGLVIQFLRFDTLS; encoded by the coding sequence ATGAGCAAGAGCGCGACTTCATATCTGCATGGCTTGAGAAACATTGGCATTATTGCACATATTGATGCTGGAAAGACTACGCTTACTGAGCGAATCCTGTACTACACTGATAAAATTTATCGCATGGGCGAGGTGCACGAAGGTACCGCAACCATGGATTTTATGCCGGAAGAGCAGGAACGAGGAATTACGATTGCTTCAGCTTGCACCACGTGTGAGTGGAAAAACGGTGTTATTAACATTATCGATACTCCGGGGCATGTTGATTTCACTATTGAGGTTGAACGTTCATTGCGGGTGCTTGATGGTGCGATTGGGGTTTTTTGTGCTGTTGGCGGTGTTGAACCGCAATCCGAAACTGTATGGCGCCAGTCAGAAAAATTTAATGTTCCTAAAATCGCTTTGATAAATAAGATGGATAGGCTTGGCGCTGATTTTACTTCTGTGCTTGCGTCTATGCGCGAACGTCTGAAAGCTAATCCATTGTTGCTTGTGGCACCTCTTGGAGAGGGTGATGAGTTTTCTGGTCTTGCAGACGTTTTGACTCTGGAGCGTCTGGACTTTGATCAAGAGTCTGAAGGCCGCAACTACACGCGCACTCCTCTTTCAGGTGAAGAGTTGATTTTTGCTGAAAAATGGCGGGAAAAAGTACTCGAAACGGTTGCAGATTTTGATGATGAGATCATGGAAATGTACCTTGGCGGGGAAGATGTTCCACTTGAACTGATCAAGGATTGTATCCGCAAAGCGACACTAAATTTGTCCGTTACTCCTGTTTTTTGTGGTTCTGCTTTGAAAAATGTGGGCGTACAATGTGTTTTGGATGGTGTCTTTGACTATCTTCCAGAGCCGCTTAGTGTTCCTGCACCAAAGGCAATTATACAGGAAACTGGTAAGGTTCAGGAGCTTGTTGTTTCACCGGAGAGTCCCTTAGGCGCTCTTGCCTTTAAGGTGTACATGGATGAAGGGCGTAAAATGGTGCTGGCGCGTATTTACTCCGGTATGCTACGTTCTAGTGACTCTATTCTGAATGTCACACAGGGTAAAAAAGAAAAGCCTGCCCGTCTTTATCGGTTGCATGCAAGCCACAGGGAGCAGGTAGAAGAAGCGCGCGCAGGTGAGATTGTTGCTCTGGCCGGAATGAAATTCGCAAAAACAGGCGATTCCCTTGCGACAGAAAAACATCCATATTTGCTTGAAAATATTGCAGGGTATCGACCTGTTATTTCGCGTGCGCTTGAGCCGGCTAATTCAGAAGAGGCCGATAAGCTTGATGAAGTGTTGCAAAAATTATTACTTGAAGATCCGACATTACAGTATGAACAAAGCCCTGAAACCGGACAGCGTGTTATTTCCGGCATGGGTGAGCTTCATCTTGAGGTTGTTGTAGATCGTCTTCGTCGAGAGTTTCATGTTACACCGCGTGTGGGCAACCCGCAGGTTGTTTATCAGGAAACAATCAGCAGTACAGGTTCTGCTTTTGAAGAGTTTGATCGGGAATTAGGAGATAAACGTCATTACGGTTACGCAAGCCTGACGGTTACTCCTCGTGATCGTGATGCCGGCAACATGGTTCGGTTTACATTTGATACCACTGAATGGCCGGATGCATGGGTTGATGCTGTTGAGCAGGGCGTTAAAGACGGTTTGCAATGCGGTGTTATTAAAGGATATCCTGTGCAGGATGTAGACGTTGCTATTACAGAAATTAAACGCAATGAATGTTCTTCTGAACCTGGTTATCGAATGGCCGCAGGTATGGCTCTTAAGACTGCGCTTGAGAACGCAAAACCGGAGTTGCTTGAGCCAATAATGGATGTAGAGATTTCTGTTCCTGACGAGAACGTTGGGGACGCTATTAGCTTGCTTGGCGCAAAGGGCGCAAAAGTTGAAAACCTTTTTGACCGCGCAGGGCTTAAAATGGTGCAGGCATTGGCCCCTATGTGCAGTCTTTTCGGGTTTTCAACGGACTTGCGTTCTGCAACACAGGGGCGCGCCGGGCTTGTAATTCAATTTTTACGATTTGATACTTTGTCGTAA